The Pseudomonadota bacterium genomic sequence TTTTGCCGACGACGCTGCCATTGTCTGCATTGACCGCGCAGCTTCCGGTCCCTAAATTGGGGAATTGCACTTTTCTCGTGCACGCAAAGCGGCAATATCTGAGCATCGATCCAGTCCCAGAAGTCTGGTACGGCGAGCGGATTGACGTCAAACCACTCACCGCGTACCCAGTACTTGGAAAGGAGACTGTGAGCCTGGGATTCGACGTCTTCCGCCTCATCTCGACACAGGAATGGGCCCAGGACGAATACAAAGCGCAGCGGGCGTGGGTTTGCCGTTTGCATCGAGCTTTTTCGCCTATCAAGGTCGTTCGCGTGCCCTATCTTGAAGTACACCGATTCGTTCTCACGAATTGCTTGCTCGCGAACGCAATAGATGTAATTTTCCAT encodes the following:
- a CDS encoding GIY-YIG nuclease family protein, whose protein sequence is MENYIYCVREQAIRENESVYFKIGHANDLDRRKSSMQTANPRPLRFVFVLGPFLCRDEAEDVESQAHSLLSKYWVRGEWFDVNPLAVPDFWDWIDAQILPLCVHEKSAIPQFRDRKLRGQCRQWQRRRQKYGTLTRWKEPDQGSLDLS